One part of the Lepeophtheirus salmonis chromosome 14, UVic_Lsal_1.4, whole genome shotgun sequence genome encodes these proteins:
- the LOC121129288 gene encoding uncharacterized protein, whose amino-acid sequence MKCFSWIIFAIVLSVSLAAPSYGGHGHHGGHHHGGHYGGHHGGYGGAHVYHHQYGHGSYGHHGGHHGGHHHGGYHKREAEEENVIENEEDTGVELVKRSAEPSYGGHGHHHGGHHGGHSSSHGTAYVHVYQSGHGHHHGSHHHGGHHNHGGHHHGGYHKRSAEPGYGGHGHGHGGYGHGHHEHGHGAYKFGYDYGWKSSHQGHHGGHYSHGGHHGHGHHGHGHHGY is encoded by the exons ATGAAGTGCTTT AGCTGGATAATTTTTGCCATAGTTTTATCAGTGAGCTTGGCTGCTCCTAGCTACGGAGGCCATGGTCATCACGGAGGACATCATCATGGTGGTCACTATGGAGGACACCATGGGGGATATGGAGGAGCACATGTTTACCATCACCAATATGGACATGGAAGCTATGGACATCACGGAGGACATCATGGAGGACACCACCATGGTGGCTACCACAAGAGAGAGGCAGAGGAAGAAAACGTGATCGAAAATGAGGAAGACACAGGTGTTGAGCTTGTCAAGAGATCAGCTGAACCCAGCTACGGTGGTCATGGGCACCATCACGGAGGACATCATGGAGGACATAGCAGCAGTCATGGAACAGCCTATGTCCATGTCTACCAAAGTGGTCACGGACACCATCACGGAAGTCATCACCACGGTGGTCATCATAATCATGGAGGACATCACCACGGAGGATATCACAAGAGGTCTGCTGAGCCTGGATATGGTGGTCATGGACACGGACATGGAGGCTATGGGCATGGTCATCACGAACATGGTCACGGTGCCTACAAGTTTGGATATGACTACGGATGGAAATCATCCCATCAAGGTCATCATGGTGGTCACTACAGCCATGGAGGGCATCATGGACATGGTCATCATGGACACGGCCATCATGGATACTAA